TATCAGGGCAAAACCACCGTGATCGAGCGGGACAACGAGCTGCCACAGCTGCGCGAAGCCAGCCCCCCGCCAAGCGACGCCACCGTCAAGGTCAACCTCGACCGCCGTACCGGGCGCCTCGCCACCGAATTCACGCCGCCCGAGTTCGTCATCGAACGCCGCGTGCGCCCCGAGGAGCTGCCCGGCTACGCTCCCGATCCCAATCCGCAACCCCTGCCGGACGACCTTCCCGCTTCACTCCCGGCAGCGGCTCCCAAGCCACCGACGGACAGCCCGGACGGGATTCCGCGTGCTCCACAGCTGCCGGCGCAGGCCGGGGGAAACTCGTGAAGTGCCCGTCCGGCGGGCTGGCCCTGGGCCTGCTTCTCATGGCCAGCCCGGCCCTGGCGGTGCCCCGCCTGGGTGAAGCGCTGCCCCCTCATCCCTGGCAGACCCAGCGCGCCCCACTCGAACTGGTCGTCGTGTACAGCCACGACTGCGGAGACCTGGGCGCCCTTTGGAAGGACGTGCTGCAGGCAGGCGTGCCCGTGCGCGCGGTGAACGCCGAGGGCGTGACCGCGCCCGCGCCTGGCGGGGTGAACGTCTGGCGCGGCGAAGACGCCACACGCTTTTCCCGGGAACTCCGGGTGCGCGTGTATCCCAGCATTCTGCTCGTACGCGAAGGCCGCATCCTCAGTCTTTGGGAGGGGACAATCGACCTGAAGGCCTTGCGCGAGCTGCTCTAAACTGCCTTCATGAATCCCGCGCAGGCGGAGGTCCTTCCGGCGCTCGGCATTGCTTTTGCCGCCGGGCTGCTGTCGTTTCTGTCGCCGTGCGTGCTGCCGCTGGTGCCGTCTTACCTGGGAGTATTGGGGGGCGGGCGCTCGCCGCTCGTGCGGGCACTTGGCTTCGTGATGGGGTTCGGCCTGGTGTTCATCGCGCTGGGCGCCACGGCCAGTTACCTCGGGGCGCTGCTGGCACCGCACAAGATCGTGCTGGGCCGCGCCGGAGCCATTCTCATCATCGCCTTCGGTCTCTTTATGCTGGGTCTGCGTCCGCGTGGCCTGATGCTCGATTCACGCCGCATGCGGGGAGCTGAACGCTACGGAGCCGTGGTGCTGGGCGCCGCCTTTGCTTTCGGCTGGAGTCCCTGCCTCGGCCCGATTCTCGGCAGCATTCTCAGCCTGGCAGCCAGCAGCGCCAACCTGCCGCGCGGCGTGAGTTTGCTGGGCGCCTACACCGTGGGGCTCGCCGTGCCGTTTCTGCTGGCCGCCCTGCTGTGGCGCCGGCTCAATCTGCGCGCCCTGTCCCGCCTGAGTCCGGTCTTCGAGAAGATCGGGGGCGCCATTCTGGTGGTAGTCGGTCTGCTGATCTTCTCAGGCGAGTTCACACGCCTGGCGGGC
The Deinococcus peraridilitoris DSM 19664 genome window above contains:
- a CDS encoding cytochrome c biogenesis CcdA family protein, with the protein product MNPAQAEVLPALGIAFAAGLLSFLSPCVLPLVPSYLGVLGGGRSPLVRALGFVMGFGLVFIALGATASYLGALLAPHKIVLGRAGAILIIAFGLFMLGLRPRGLMLDSRRMRGAERYGAVVLGAAFAFGWSPCLGPILGSILSLAASSANLPRGVSLLGAYTVGLAVPFLLAALLWRRLNLRALSRLSPVFEKIGGAILVVVGLLIFSGEFTRLAGFFFEITPAWLRQYL